The region CCGGATCCGTCAGACAGCGGAACTCCTTCAACGCCGTGACGAGGTTGCCAACCGATTTCAGGCCACCTTCCCCCATGGCCGCCATGCTGTGCCCTCCCCCGAGGCCGCATCACCGGTCCCCGCCGCCGATGATCCCGCCGGAGACCCTGCCACACGCGGGCGCCAACTGCTCGGACTCCGGGACAAGTTGTTTTCCCCGCAAGTTCTGCCTGACACCCCCTGGGCGAGTATGTCCAGGGCACGGTCCCCGCCCCCGGAGGGCCCCGCCGCGGCGGGGACACGTCCCGGTGGTGGACCGGGGGAGCATATGCCCGTGAGGCGGAGGGTGGTCCTCCCCAGGGGCCCACCTGGACGATTCCGGCGACCTGGCGTGCGGGACGCCCTTCCGCCGTGGCCCGGGGAGCGCGCGGGCCCCGCGCCCAGGGGGCCCGGGTTCGGCACCCGCCGGGTCGGGAGGGTGAGGAGGGTCACGCCAATCCGAGATCCTCGACCCGCCGGGTGAGTTCGGCGGCCGCCGGATCGTCCGGGGCGAGCACCGCGATCACCTCCACCAGCTCGCCCATCGCACGCCGCGCCTCGCAGGTGCGCAGCAGGGACAGGGCCTCCGAGCGGCTCGCCGACTGACGGCCCACCGCGGTTCCCACGGTGGGCAACTCGTCGAGCAACTGCTGCCAGCGGGCGGGGGAGGTCATCCCGGACACGGCCAGCAGCGTGTCCGCGAGATCGCCGATGTCACGGATCGTCAGCTTGCGCCGCCGGGGGGCCTGGGGGTGCGTACCGCTGGCGAGCGGGGGCGTATCGGCCGCACGGGACCCCATGTCGGTGTCCAGGGACCGCGTGTCGGCGGTGAACGGCCGGGCCGCCGGGTCATCCGCCACCCCCGGGGCGTCCGCCGCCACCGGGATCCGGCCGATCAGTTCGAAGGCGAAGGCGGCCGCGTGCCGGGAGGCCACCGGCTGCCAGCGCTCGTCGTGCGCCTCGCCCTTGTCCCCGAGCAGGTCCGAGATGCCGCGGATCACCAGCGCGTCCAACTGCTGGTTGACGTACGCGCCCGCGAGGAAGCCGAAGCCCTCCATGTCCACCGCGAGCGCGTCACCCGCACTGGCGGCGAGCCTGAGCCCGGCATCCGAGCGGTGGTGCGCCACCACTCGGCCGCCCGCCGCGAGGGGTTTCACCTGCGCGCGGGGGCGTGGCGCGTCGTCTCCCGGGCGGATCCGCCGCTGCCACGCGTCGCCCGCCGCCACCAGCCGGGCCAGTTGCACGAGCCCGTACGCGGACTGATGGGTCTTCTGCCGGGGCCAGAACCCCGACTCGGTGTCCTTACCGGTCTCGTAGTCGTACACCGCGTCGGCGGCCACCACATCGCCCAGCGCGACGTCCTTGACGCCGCCCGCGACCCCCACGAACAGCACCGCCCAGGGCGCGAAGAGCGCCGCGGCCCGCTCGACCGAGGCCGCGGCGCCCGGATTCCCCGGACCCGTCATATGGATGGCGACCGTCCGCTCACCGGATCCGGCGCGGAACACGCCCACTTCGAACAGTGCGCCCCGCTCCGCCTTGACCGGGCGCGGATCCTCCAAGTGGGCCCGGACCGCCCGGTACTCGACCTCCAGCGCGGTCAGGACCACCACATCGGCCCGCGCCGCCCCGCCCTTGCCCTCAGCGCCCATGGATCCCCCCTAGGACAGCTTCCGTCGACACCTTACGGATGCGACGCACCCAATGGGCCTCATGCGTCAGGGCCGGTGCAGATCCGCGTACAGCACGATCTGCACCCCCAGGACGATGATCAGCGCCACCTCCGCCACCGACACCACCAGCAGCACCGCCCGCACCGGCTCCGAGGCCCAGTACACGACGAGAGCGGCGATCGGCGCCACCGTGAACAGCAGCAGATCGGCCGCCAGTTGCAGCCGCTTGCGGGAGATCCGGCGGCCGTCGTCGCGGTGGGCCCGCTCCCAGCCGAACACCGGTGGCCGGCCCGGCACGAGCGCCGCCAGCCGAGGCCCCAGATCCTCCCGGACATACCGCCCGATGGCGGATATCTTCTCGTCGTTGACCAGATACGCCCAGCCCAGCAGGGCCGACGCCGGGGGCAGCAGCAACAGCAGCTCCGGACGTCCATGGCTCTGGAGGGAGAAGGTGATGATGGCCGCCATCGCGGCGAGCGTCGCGTAGAGCAGATTGTCGCGGAACCCGATCCGCGCCCGCTGCTCCTCCTTCACCTGCTCGTACTCCAGGATCAGCAGCCTGCCCGTGACCGCTTCGCCCTCGGCGCTGTTTTCTCGCGTCACCGTTGCCCCCTCCGCGACCGATGACCGGCTCCCCTGTGACCGGCCCCCCTGGTGACTGTTTCCGCCCTTACGCCTGGTCCATTCCCCTACGCCTGGTCCATTCCGTACGCCCGCAGCTTCCGGTACAGCGTGGCCCGGCCGATGCCCAGGGACTCGGCGGCCCGCACCTTGTTGTCCCCGTGGCGGCGCAGCGCCTCCAGGATCGCCGTGCGCTCCGCCCGTTCCATGCCACTCAGGCGGCGGGTGGCCGGTGGCACCCGCAGTCCGTACGGCAGCTCCTCGCGCCGCACCGGCCCGGTGGCGCGGCGGCGCTCGGCCACCTCCCTTACGACATGGGCGAGTTCGGTGACATTGCCCGGCCAGGTGTGCTGCTCCAGCGCCCGGCGCGCGTCCAGGCTCCAGGCCAGCGGGGGACGTCCGGGGGAGGGGCGCCGGGCGAGGCCCGCCAGCAGCGCCGGGATGTCCTCGACGCGCTCGCGCAGCGGCGGCAGCGTCACCGACCGGGCCGAGAGGATGTCCAGCAGCCGGCTCAGACACGGACCGGTCGGCGCACCCGGGGTATGCGTCGCCACCAACGGCACCGCAGGACGCTCCTCCAGCAGCGAGAGCAGCGCGGCCACATCGGACTGGCCCAGCCGCTCGGCGTGGCGCAGAAGCAGCGGCGGTGCGCCCCCGTCCCCCTCCGCAAGCGCACGGCACCAGCGCGGGACCTCACCGGCCACTTGCTCGGCGGCGTCGACCAGACGCGGTGCGGCCGTGTCCCGGCGGCCGAGCAGGGCGCGGGCCAGCGCGGTCTTGCCCACGCCCGGCTCGCCGATCAGCAGCAGTGGCTCCGTGGCCCGCGCCAGCTCCGTCGCCCGGGAGACGGCCACCCGCCAGGGCGGGGACGTGCCCACGAGCCCCGGGAGCCGGTCAGGGCCCGGCCGTTCCGCCGCCCGCGCCCGCCGGGCCGGGCACACCGTGGCGACGGCCCCGACGACCTCGCCCCCGTGCACCACGCGCGTCATCCTCACGGTGAGCCCGGCGCCGTCCGGTACGGCGATCTCCTCCGGTGCCCCGGAGTGCGCGCCTTCCGGTCCGGCGTCCGCGTCCTCCGGTCCGGCGTCCGCGCCTTCCGGTCCGGCGTCCGCGTCCCTGAGGAGGGCCGTGGCGTGCCGTTCCAGCCGCGCCAGCGTCTCGTGCGACAGCAGCCGCGCGGCCTCCGGGCTGACGAGGCGGCTGCTGCCGTCGAGCGACACCACGGCCGCCCCGTCGGCCCGCTGACGCAGATACGCGTCGAGCAGCACCCGCTCCGGCGGGCGCGCCCGGCCCAGCAGCTCCGTCTCGACGGCGTGCGCGGTGGCCTCGGCGACCGCCGCGCCCGGGTGGGCGGTACGGCCCTCGCCCAGCGGGGCCACCACGGTGATGGTGCCGGCCGGGCGGCCCGCCGTCGGCTCGTACAGCGGCACGCTGACCGCCGACACCTCCTGCCACAGGTCGAGGAAGTGCTCCGGGCCGTGGACCTCGGCCCGGCGCCCCGTGCGCAGCGCGAGCGCGGCGCTGTTGTGCCCGACCGCCTTCTCCGACAGATCGAGACCGGCCACATCGGCGGACGGGTCGGTGTAACGGCCGCCGCCCGACCACAGCGCGCGGCAGCGGGAGTCGACCAGCACCAGTCCCATCTCACCGCTCAGCGTGGGCGCCACGCGGTCCAGCGCGGGGCGCGCCGCGGCCAGCAGCGGTGAATCCTCGGGCGGCCGGACCCTGGGCAGGGCCACCAGATCGCGCGGTACGCCGAAGAACCGCGCCCGCCGCCAGGCTTCGGCGAGGTCCTCGGGGACGCCGTCGCCCGGTGGCCGTCCGCTGAGGAACCGGTCGCGCGCCCGGCGCAGGGATGAGAGGGCCGAGTCGGCGGGGGTGTCGTCGATGGTCGTCACAGCCACTCCACCGTATACGTCGCCGGTGTTTCGAAATGAGACACCTCGGGGCCCGGGTTCTGGAACAAGATCACCAATGGTCGATCGCCGGTCGTCATGGCCGATCGAGGATCGTCGCCGGTCGCCGGTCGCCGGTCGCCGGGAGACCGCCGGTCGTCAGGAGATCGCCCATCACCCGGAGAGGAGCCCTTCAGCAGTGGAGACCGTCGAGACCGACGTACTGGTCGTGGGCAGTGGCCCCGCCGGCGCCGCGACGGCGCTCGCCTTGAGCACCTACGGCGTGCCCAACGTCATGGTCACCCGGTACGGAAGCCTGGCGGACACGCCCCGTGCGCACATCACCAACCAGCGCACCATGGAGGTGCTGCGCGACCTCGGCGTCGAGGACCAGATCACCGCCCAGGCCACGCCGCAGCCGCTGATGGGGAACACCGTCTTCTGCACCAGCCTCGCGGGCGAGGAGCTGGGACGGCTGCGCTCCTGGGGCAATGACCCGCTCGTCCAGGCCGCGCATGAACTGGCCAGCCCCAGCCGGATGTGCGACATGCCCCAGCACCTGATGGAGCCGGTGCTGGTGAACGCCGCGGTCTCCCGGGGCACCGCGCTGCGCTTCCACACCGAGTACCTCTCCCACGAGCAGTCGGACGACGGCGTGACCGTGCTGGTCGAGGACCGGTTGCGCGGGGACACCTACCGCGTCCGGGCCCGCTATCTGGTCGGCGCGGACGGCGGACGCAGCCGTGTCGTGGAGAACGCCGGGCTGCCCACGGTCGGCCGGATGGGCGTCGCGGGCAGCCTCAACATCGTCTTCGAGGCGGATCTCACCGACCTGACCGCCCATCGCCCCTCCACGCTCTACTGGGTGCTGGCCCCCGGCGCGACGGTGGGCGGCATCGGCGCGGGCCTGGTGCGCTGTGTGCGCCCCTGGACCGAGTGGATGGTGGTGTGGGGCTACGACCTGGAGGCGGGCCCGCCGGACCTCACCGAGGAGTTCGCGCGGTCCGTGGTGCACCGGCTGCTCGGCGACGACACGATCCCCGTGCGCATCACCTCGACCTCCGCGTGGACCGTCAACCATCTGTACGCCGAGACCTACGCCGACCGGCGGGTGCTGTGCGCGGGCGACGCCGTCCACCGCCATCCGCCGTCCAACGGGCTGGGCTCCAACACTTCCGTCCAGGACGCGTACAACCTCGCCTGGAAGCTCAAGCTGGTCCTCGACGGCACCGCCGCCCCCGCCCTTCTGGACAGCTACTCCGCCGAACGGGCACCGGTGGGACGGCAGATCGTCGAGCGGGCCAATCGGAGCATCGGTGAGACCGCGCCGGTCTTCGAGGCGCTGGGTGTGCTCGCCACCTCCGACACCGAGCAGATGTGGCGCAATGTCGACGCCCGTAAGGCCGCCACGCCCGAGGGCGCGAAGCAACGGCAGGGACTGCGCGAGGCCATCGCGGCCAAGGTGTACGAGTTCAACGCGCACGGTGTGGAGATGAACCAGCGGTACGTCTCGGACGCCATCGTCCCCGACGGCACCCCCGACCCCGGTTTCGGCCGCGACCCGGAACTGTACCACCAGCCCACCACACGCCCCGGCGCCAAGCTGCCGCATGCGTGGGTCGTCCGGGGCCGTGACCGGCTGTCCACCCTCGACCTCGGCGGCCACGGCCGGTTCACCCTCTTCACCGGCATCGGCGGGGACTGCTGGGAGGAGGCCGCCGCGGCGGCCCGGAAGGAACTCGGCGTGGAGCTCGTCACCGTCTCCATCGGCCCGGGCCAGGAGTACGAGGACCCGTACGGCGACTGGGCCCGGCTGCGCGAGATCGGCGACTGCGGGGCCCTGCTGACCCGCCCCGACAACCACATCGGCTTCCGCCACCCCGAAACGTCCCCGCACGCCGGGGAGTTGCTGATCGGGGCGCTACGGAAGATTCTCGGCCACGGCTGACACCCACCCCCCGGCGCAAGGAGCTCAACCTGGGGCTCCATCATGGACACGCCCACATCCCCAGAGAAACCGTTAGTGAGATGACTGCAATGCCCCTCGCACTGCTCCGGCGCATGCGCACCAGGCGTCCGGACCGCGGATCAGGACTCAGGATCCCCCTGCCCGTGGGTGCCGGAGCCTTCAGCTGCGAGGTCCTGGACCCCGTCGGCCAGGCCCTGGGCGGCGTGGAGGTCACCGTCGCCGAGACGCGTGGCGCCGCCCGTACGGTGGCCAAGGCCACCACCGATCCACACGGCCTGTTCCTCGCCACACTCGAACCGGGGCAGTACACCGTGCTGCTCACCGGAAGCGGGCTGCAGCCCAACCGCCTCACCGTCGACATCGCCCACGGCCAGAGCGAACCGCCCCGCCGGGTGCAGATGGAACCCTCCCAGCAACTGGAACTCCCACCGCCGGGCACCTGGCTCTTCGACCCGCCGCACACTGCGATCCGCTTCATCGCCCGCCACGTCGGCATGGCCAATGTGCACGGCCGCTTCACCCGCTTCCGGGGCGGCATCCACATCGCCGAGCGGATGGAGGACTCCCGCGTCGAGGTCGTCATCGACGCCTCCAGCATCAACACCGGCAACAACACCCGCGACAACCACCTGCGCTCGGCGGACTTCCTCGACGTCGAGAACTTCCCGGAGATCCACTTCGCCAGCAACCGCTTCACCTGGCGCAGCGGACCAAAATGGACCCTCCAGGGCCCCCTCACCATGCACGGCGTCAGCCGCTCGGTGAACCTGGACACCACCTACCTCGGCGCCGTGAACGGCGGCTACGACCAGGAACTGCGCTGTGCCGCCCTCGCCACGGCGGAACTGCACCGTGAGGACTACACGCTGAACTGGCGCAACATGCTCGCCCGCGGCATCGCCGTGGTCGGCCCCACGGTCAAGCTGGAGCTCGACATCCAGGCGATGTACCGCAACCACGACACGCCGACGCCGCCCGAGTAGTCCGCTACCCGGCGTTACCCGGCAGGCGATGGGGCGGGCTTTGCGGCCCGCCCCATCGCCGTGTCAGATCACCTGTAGAAGACGGCGACACCACCGTGATGCGAGCACGCGCCCTGGTGGTGGGCGGCGTAGGAGTAGGTCCCGTCGTTGCAGAGCGCCGTGGCACCGCTGCTCGATCCGCCTGTGCTGCTGGACGAGGAACTGCCGGACGACCCGCCGGACGAGGAGCCGGACGAACCGCCGCCCCCGGAGCCCGACGAGGACGATCCGCCGGATGACGTGCCGCCACCACCGGTGGAGGAGGACGAGTCGTCCTCAGCACTCTTCGTCGACTTGGGCGCGGGCTTCGGCTTCGGCTTTGGCTTCGGCTTCGCGGTGACGGTCTTGGTGACCGTCACGGTGGGTGTCGGTTCGGCAGTGTGCTTCACCTGGGCGGGCTTGGCCGTGACGGTGACCGTCACCTTGGGCCTGGGCTTGTCGCCGTCCGCCGCCTTCGCGTCCTCGCCCTGGCCCGACCCTATGCCGACTCCGGCGAAGAGCAGGATGGCCGCGACCGGGATGGCGACGCGCTTGCGTGCCCATCCGGGGCGTCTCGGTGCCGGTGATGGCTGGTTATTCCAGGACATGGTCCCCCCTTGAGTGATACGTGAGGAACCGACCCTAGCCACGCTGATTGAAAAGTGAAGAGGTTGTGTGTGCTTGGTGTTCATATCGTGACCGGGCGTCACGGGTCCGTGAGCGCATAGATTTGGGCTCACCCACCGAACGACGAAGGCGGTTGATCCCATGAGCCTGTACGACATTCCCCTGCACACCCTTACCGGCGAGCCGACCTCTCTCGGTGAGCATCGGGGCGCGGCGCTGCTGGTGGTCAATGTGGCGTCCAAGTGCGGTCTCACCCCGCAGTACGAGGGGCTCGAGCGGCTGCAGCAGCGTTATGCCGAGCGCGGGTTCACCGTGCTGGGGGTTCCGTGCAATCAGTTCGCCGGGCAGGAGCCGGGGACGAGCGAGGAGATCCAGACGTTCTGCTCGACGACCTACGGCGTGTCCTTCCCGCTGCTGGAGAAGATCGATGTCAACGGCGAGCAGCGGCATCCGCTCTACGCCGAGCTGACGCGGACGCCGGACGCGCAGGGCGAGGCGGGGGATGTGCAGTGGAACTTCGAGAAGTTCCTGATCTCGCCGGAGGGTGACGTCGTGGGCCGGTTCCGGCCGCGCACCGAGCCGGAGGCGGACGACGTCGTCGCCGCGATCGAGGCGCGGCTTCCCCGGTGAAAACGACGGCGGGCGAGGGGCCCGAGGCCCCTCGCCCGCCGGGTCGATCCCGTACCCGGGCTCAGCCGCGTTCCGCGGCAAACGCGGTCAGCCACGCCAGCGGCGCGTTCCAGTTGATCGCCACCTCATTGGTGGAGTACGAGCCGATGTCGTCGATGTAGCACGCCGCGGGCGCGCAGCCCGGGAGCTTCTCCTGCGCCACCGGATCCTCCAGCCCCGCGTTGGCCCCGCCCGCGATGGATCCGGCGGGCGGGTTCGGCAGCGAGGCGTCGTACTGATGCGCCCAGAAGCGGTGGTGCTGGTTCTGCGCGGCGTGCTCGCCGTAGCCGGTGACGTACGACTGGCCGAGCGCGTTGCGGCCGAGCAGATAGTCCAGCGTCTCCAGCGCCCCGGTGCGGTAGCGCCGCTGCTTGGTGAGCTCGTAGGCGACGGCCATGACGGTCCCGTTGTTGGCCACCTGGCCGTTGGAGCCCCACACATAGCCGTCCGCCGGCAGCGGCACCCCATAGCCCTGACCGGCCATCGTGCTCAGTTGCCCATCGGCGGCAGAGACCACGGACGCGCGGACGCGGGCGAGGTCGGTGGCGGGCAGGCCGTTGGGGACGGTGGCCAGGACGATCCGGCCGAGGGGCGCGGTGTCCTGCCAGTTGAAGCCGAGCGGGGTGAACACATCGCTCGCGGTGTGGTACGGCGAGGAGGTGACCGCGTCCCGGTACCGCGCCTCCCCGGTGGTCGCGTACAGCTCCGCCGCCGCCCAGTAGAACTCGTCGCCCACCTCGGTGTCGTCGTACGCCCCACCGCCGGTGGAGTCGGAACCCGGTGCGAGCACCTCCGGGTTCGCCTGCGCGGCGGCCCAGGCACGGCGCGCGGAGTCCAGGCAGCGGGCGGCGAAGGCGGCGTCGTACGGTGCGTAGACCCGGGCGCACTGCGCCGCCGCAGCGGCCAGATTGAGGGTCGCGGCGGTGGACGGAGCATGCAGCTCACGCGGCTCGGCGTCCCGCTCCGGACGGGTGGGCAGCCCGGTCCACGCGGCGTCGTGGACCTTGTGGAAGGCCATCCCCGCCCGTGGCGCGCCCTCCGGGAGCTGCATGCGCATCAGGAACTCCAGCTCCCAGCGCCCCTCGTCGAGCACATCGGGGATCCCATTGCCGCGCTCGGGGACGCGCAGCGTGGAGTCCCCGAGCGCCGCCGCGTGCCCCGTGCGCTTCGCGCGCTCGAAGGAGTTGACGAGCTGCCAGACCGCGAGACCACCGTTGACCACGTATTTGCCCTGGTCACCCGCGTCGTACCAGCCGCCGCGCACATCCCGGGTGTAGTCGCACACCCCGCTGACGCAGGGCACGGCGGTGTCACCCCGATTGGGAGCGACCCCCAGATGGCCCGCCGGGCGTGCGTATGCCGCACCGGCCAGGGACGCCTCGATGGGGATACCGCTGCGCTGCTGGTAGAAGAAGGACATGGCGTCCGCGCGCAGCCCGTCGTAGAGGTTCGCGCGGATGTCGAAGGGATGGCTGGTCCGGCCGTCCACGGTGAGCGTGTAGCCGGTGCCCGTCCCCTGGTACGCGGAGAAGTCCACCAGATGGGCCGACTGCCCGGAGGCGGCGTCCGCGCCCCGTACGGCGGTGGTGCCCGAGGCGGCGGTGCGGCCCGCCGCGTCGCGCAGTTGCCAGGGCAGGGCGGTGGCGCTCGCGCTCACGACGGTGGCGCGTTTGGGGCCGTCCGGCAGATACCCGAGCTGATTGACCTGGACGGCGGACGGCGCGGCGGAGGCGGTGGCACGGGTGGTAAGAGCCGCGGGCGCCGCGGAGGAGTCCGCTCCGGCGGGCGCGGACTGGGCGGCGATCAGCAGCAGTGCGCCGGTCAGCAGCGCGGTGGCGGTCCGCGCACCGCGCGGACGGGGTAACAGGGGCACGGGCATGACGGACCGTCCTTGGGAAGGCGTGGAAGATATGGGAGATGTGGGAGCGCTCCCAATTTATGTAATGATGTGATCGCAGTGCGTCAAGGGACTGGACGGGTGCACGGACCACCCCGCCCCTCCGTCACATCGCACCCGGCCCATCCGTCAGCACGGTGTGGCCTGCGACGGTGCGGTTTGCGACAAGGGGATGTGACCGATGAACGAGAACCACCTTCTGGCGGAGGGCTTCGAGGCCCACCGCCGTCATCTGCGGGCGGTGGCCTACCGCATGCTCGGCTCGCTGAGCGAGGCGGACGACGCCGTCCAGGAGGCATGGCTGAGGCTCAGCCGCTCCGACACCGCCGCGGTGGAGAACCTGGGCGGCTGGCTGACCACCGTCGTCGGCCGGGTCTGCCTGGACATGCTGCGCTCGCGCACCGCCCGGCGCGAGGAGCCCCTGGGGGTGCACCTCCCCGACCCGGTCATCAGCGGTGAGACCGGGCCCGGCCCCGAGGACCAGGCGCTGCTCGCCGACTCGGTCGGCCTCGCCCTGCTGGTCGTCCTGGAGACGCTGGCCCCCGCCGAACGGCTGGCCTTCGTACTGCACGATCTGTTCGCCGTGCCGTTCGACGAGATCGCCCCCATCGTCGACCGCACCCCGGCCGCCGCCCGTCAGCTCGCCAGCCGCGCCCGCCGCCGGGTGCGGGGAGCGGCCCCGGTCCCCGACGCGGACCTGGCCCGGCAGCGCGAGGTCGTGGGCGCCTTCCTCGCCGCCGCGCGCGACGGCGACTTCGAGGGGCTGATCTCCGTACTCGACCCGGATGTCGTCCTGCGCGCCGACTACGGCCCCGCGCCCGCCCCGGCCCCGCGCGAGGTGCGTGGCGCGGCGGCCGTGGCGGACCAGGCGCTCACCTTCTCCCGCCTCAGCAGCGCGGGCCTCCTCGCCCGTCCCGCGCTCGTCAACGGGGCGGTGGGCGTGGTCAGCTCCCGGGACGGGCGGCCGTTCTCGGTGCTGGCCTTCACGGTCATGGACGGCAGGATCGCGGCGATCGACATCCTGGCCGACCCCGAGCGGCTGAGCGGGCTCGATCTGACGGTCCTGGACTGACGCCACCGGAGCGACAGGAGTCGGGGCCGAGGGCCTTCGTTGTGCTCGGGGGCGTCGGGCTGTCAGGCGCGCAGGTAGGTGAGAACGGCGAGGACGCGTCGGTGTCCCTGGCCGTCCAGGCGGAGGTCGAGTTTCTGGAGGATGCTGCTGACATGCTTGTTGACCGCGGCCTCCGTGACATAGAGGTCGCGGGCGATCTCGCCGTTGGAGCGTCCCTCGGCCATGAGGGAGAGGACTTCGCGCTCCCGGGGGGTGAGCTGCCGCAGGGGGCCATGCCGTCGGCGCAGGAGCTGGCGCACCACTTCGGGGTCCATGACCGTCGCCCCGGCGGCCACCTCCTCGACCGCGCTCGCGAATTGGGTGACGGCACTGACCCGGTCCTTGAGCAGATAGCCGATGCCGGCCTCGCTGCCCAGGTCGAGCAGATGAGTGGCGTAGGACTGCTCGATGTACTGACTGAGCACCAGGACGGGCAGGGTGGCGCGGTGATCGCGTAGCGCGACCGCGGCGCGGAGGCCGTCGTCGGCGTTGCCCGGTGGCATCCGTACATCGGTGATGACGATGTCAGGGTCGTGCTCGTGGGCCGCGGCGATCAGCGCGTCGGCGTCGCCGACCGGGCTGGGAATCGTTTCTCCGGAATGCCCTGGCAACAACTGTCTCCACGGGTCTGCGATGTTCCGGCCGATCGTCCCAGCCACGCCATGGCGTGGCGACAGCGGGTGCCCCAGCTCCCGGGGGCGCAATGCGTGGCGGGCGTCCGGTTCCCGGTGCTGACGGTGCGGGTCGGGGGCAGTGTGTCCGTGCCGTATCTGCCCGGGGTGCGCACGGGGTCCACTCGCCAGTGACGTTCAACGGTCACGAGGAACTGACTATGGTTCAGCCCTTGTTGCTCGGTGTGGAGGATGGCCCAGTGCGCGACGGGATCGAGGTTGCCGTCCACCCGCCCCGACGTGGCGGGGCACGTCATGCACTCGGCGAGATAGATGCCGTCCGGCGCTCCCTGCTGCCGAGTCTTTCGGGCATACATTGCTCTGAGCGGTGACTCACTGGTGACTGGGTGGTGACTGCAACTCGGCGATGACTGTGACTGGCGACTGCGCGGTGACTGTGGCTCGTACGATGGATTCATGAGCAGCGGCGGGGACTTCGCACGTATGGTCCGAGTATCACTGCGTGAGCAGAAGTTGAGCATCCGGGCGGCTTCACGAGCCATGAACTACGACCATGCGTTCCTGTCCCGTGTACTTTCCGGAAAACAGCGTCCTTCTGCCGAACTTGCAGCATCGCTCGATGCTTTGCTTGGCGCTGACGGCAAACTCACAGAGAAGGCAGGTGAGTTGATCGGCAACACCGAGGAATGCGAATCGCGAAACATTTCGGATTCGGCGAATGGTGGCGAGGGTGCCGTCTTTCGTGACCTTAAAGGTATGGCGGGTGCTCCGACGCTTGGGATTTCTCCATTTGATGGTATGGCGCTCCAAGAGAGCGGCGAGCATATGCTGAAAATGTTCCTTCATCTCGATGACGAACTGGGAGGCGACAGTCTCTTTCTCCCGCTATCACGATATGTTTCCCGGATGGCTGTCAACGTGCGCGAAAAAATTCCCAGCGGCGCGTTAATTGTGTTCGGTCAGCTTAATCAGATGGTGGGATGGCTAGCACTTGATGCGAATAACCATGCTGCTGCGAGAAATTATTTCAACGAGGCCGTTCGGGTCGGGCATGAGGCCGACAACCCAGGGCTCAAGGCCAGTGCGCTTGCGTACATGAGTTTGCAGGAAACTTATCGAGGACGGCAAACGCCCGCTCTCTCATTCGCTCAAGAAGCAATTACTCTAAACTCGCATCAGCTAACACCACTCATCCGTACGATGCTCGGGACGAGACTGGCCAGAGCACACGCGTGCCTGGGGAACGGAGCATCGTGCCTGAAAGCGCTGGACGCCGCGAGAAACGACTTCGATCAGGTGGGGAGCCTGGAGGAACCAGGCTACGTCTCTTACGTTGATGCTATTGAAGTAGCCGCACAGGAGGGGGCTTGCTATCTCGACCTCGGGATGAGTCAGAAGGCAGTCACTTCACTTACCAGCGCCATTGGTCTGTTGAGCATCCATGCCCCAAACCGAGTTCGCGACAGAGTCCACTACCTTTCTCGACTTGCTAAGTGCTATCTCCTTGACGGGGAGGTTGAGCAAGCGTGTCAGACGGGGAGCCACGCGCTGGACCTTAGCCGCATGATTGGTTCAGCACGCGTCGCTGATAGACTGGGAGAATTTGCGGTGTCACTTGCGCCGTACAGTGGAGTTTCCAGCGTTATCG is a window of Streptomyces violaceusniger Tu 4113 DNA encoding:
- a CDS encoding glycoside hydrolase family 9 protein; translation: MPVPLLPRPRGARTATALLTGALLLIAAQSAPAGADSSAAPAALTTRATASAAPSAVQVNQLGYLPDGPKRATVVSASATALPWQLRDAAGRTAASGTTAVRGADAASGQSAHLVDFSAYQGTGTGYTLTVDGRTSHPFDIRANLYDGLRADAMSFFYQQRSGIPIEASLAGAAYARPAGHLGVAPNRGDTAVPCVSGVCDYTRDVRGGWYDAGDQGKYVVNGGLAVWQLVNSFERAKRTGHAAALGDSTLRVPERGNGIPDVLDEGRWELEFLMRMQLPEGAPRAGMAFHKVHDAAWTGLPTRPERDAEPRELHAPSTAATLNLAAAAAQCARVYAPYDAAFAARCLDSARRAWAAAQANPEVLAPGSDSTGGGAYDDTEVGDEFYWAAAELYATTGEARYRDAVTSSPYHTASDVFTPLGFNWQDTAPLGRIVLATVPNGLPATDLARVRASVVSAADGQLSTMAGQGYGVPLPADGYVWGSNGQVANNGTVMAVAYELTKQRRYRTGALETLDYLLGRNALGQSYVTGYGEHAAQNQHHRFWAHQYDASLPNPPAGSIAGGANAGLEDPVAQEKLPGCAPAACYIDDIGSYSTNEVAINWNAPLAWLTAFAAERG
- the sigJ gene encoding RNA polymerase sigma factor SigJ; the encoded protein is MNENHLLAEGFEAHRRHLRAVAYRMLGSLSEADDAVQEAWLRLSRSDTAAVENLGGWLTTVVGRVCLDMLRSRTARREEPLGVHLPDPVISGETGPGPEDQALLADSVGLALLVVLETLAPAERLAFVLHDLFAVPFDEIAPIVDRTPAAARQLASRARRRVRGAAPVPDADLARQREVVGAFLAAARDGDFEGLISVLDPDVVLRADYGPAPAPAPREVRGAAAVADQALTFSRLSSAGLLARPALVNGAVGVVSSRDGRPFSVLAFTVMDGRIAAIDILADPERLSGLDLTVLD
- a CDS encoding LuxR C-terminal-related transcriptional regulator, which gives rise to MPGHSGETIPSPVGDADALIAAAHEHDPDIVITDVRMPPGNADDGLRAAVALRDHRATLPVLVLSQYIEQSYATHLLDLGSEAGIGYLLKDRVSAVTQFASAVEEVAAGATVMDPEVVRQLLRRRHGPLRQLTPREREVLSLMAEGRSNGEIARDLYVTEAAVNKHVSSILQKLDLRLDGQGHRRVLAVLTYLRA
- a CDS encoding helix-turn-helix domain-containing protein — its product is MSSGGDFARMVRVSLREQKLSIRAASRAMNYDHAFLSRVLSGKQRPSAELAASLDALLGADGKLTEKAGELIGNTEECESRNISDSANGGEGAVFRDLKGMAGAPTLGISPFDGMALQESGEHMLKMFLHLDDELGGDSLFLPLSRYVSRMAVNVREKIPSGALIVFGQLNQMVGWLALDANNHAAARNYFNEAVRVGHEADNPGLKASALAYMSLQETYRGRQTPALSFAQEAITLNSHQLTPLIRTMLGTRLARAHACLGNGASCLKALDAARNDFDQVGSLEEPGYVSYVDAIEVAAQEGACYLDLGMSQKAVTSLTSAIGLLSIHAPNRVRDRVHYLSRLAKCYLLDGEVEQACQTGSHALDLSRMIGSARVADRLGEFAVSLAPYSGVSSVIDFREKYRVAAQELAWF